One window of Staphylococcus chromogenes genomic DNA carries:
- a CDS encoding aminotransferase class I/II-fold pyridoxal phosphate-dependent enzyme, with protein MSYTTILDEIPESYFGKTMGKEVKHGPLPLINLAVGIPDADTPETILKALEKAIREPVNQKYLAFHGKAAFKQAIVDFYDRHFGVTLDPETEVCLFYGTKNGLVALPTCVIEPGDKVLLPDPGYTDYEAGVRLAHGQPQPLKLYPEHHYLPQWEEIDTSETKLIYLTYPNNPTGSVASPEFFQQTMDYFKDTETMFVHDFAYQAFGFDAPNPSLLAANGAKERAIEVFSFSKGYNMSGYRVGFAVGNKEMIANLKKYHTHTQAGMYGALQDACTVALNDCDEVLREQANIFKQRRNLIEEKLKAAKIPHEPIKGGIFLWLPCPPGFSSDAFVEYLLAQYSILVAPGHPFGSEGEGYVRVSFAIDESQLLEALKRLTQLAPLYH; from the coding sequence ATGAGTTACACAACAATTTTAGATGAGATTCCAGAGAGTTATTTTGGTAAAACAATGGGGAAAGAGGTCAAACATGGACCTTTACCGTTAATTAATTTAGCGGTCGGTATTCCTGATGCAGATACACCTGAAACAATTTTAAAAGCTTTAGAAAAGGCGATTCGCGAACCAGTAAATCAAAAATATTTAGCCTTTCATGGAAAAGCAGCATTTAAACAAGCCATCGTTGATTTTTACGACCGTCATTTTGGTGTTACCTTAGATCCAGAAACAGAAGTGTGTCTATTTTATGGAACGAAAAATGGTCTGGTCGCTTTACCTACATGTGTCATTGAGCCAGGAGATAAAGTACTCTTACCTGACCCAGGATATACAGATTATGAAGCGGGCGTACGCTTAGCCCACGGGCAACCGCAACCTTTAAAGTTGTATCCTGAGCACCACTATTTACCCCAATGGGAAGAGATAGATACGTCAGAGACCAAATTGATTTATTTGACTTATCCTAATAACCCTACAGGTTCTGTGGCATCACCAGAATTTTTTCAACAGACGATGGATTATTTTAAAGATACTGAGACAATGTTTGTCCATGATTTTGCATATCAAGCATTTGGTTTTGATGCACCTAATCCAAGTCTATTAGCTGCAAACGGAGCAAAAGAACGGGCCATTGAAGTCTTCTCTTTTTCGAAAGGATATAACATGTCAGGGTACCGGGTTGGATTTGCCGTGGGTAATAAAGAGATGATTGCTAATTTAAAAAAATATCATACACATACACAAGCCGGAATGTATGGGGCTTTACAAGATGCGTGCACAGTGGCGTTAAATGATTGTGATGAAGTTCTTCGTGAACAAGCAAATATTTTTAAGCAGCGAAGAAATCTGATTGAAGAAAAATTGAAGGCAGCAAAGATTCCACATGAACCCATAAAAGGCGGTATCTTTTTATGGCTACCTTGTCCACCAGGCTTTTCAAGCGATGCCTTCGTCGAATATCTTTTAGCGCAATATTCGATATTAGTAGCACCCGGGCATCCGTTTGGAAGCGAAGGAGAAGGATATGTACGTGTGTCTTTCGCAATCGATGAGTCACAGCTACTTGAAGCGTTAAAACGACTTACGCAACTTGCGCCACTTTATCATTAA
- the mspA gene encoding membrane stabilizing protein MspA codes for MLIYFLLLPLLYLIVSYLSIFKMNLRLSSILRIILAILLIIVIASSLAYHTFSTWWLFVVLLLLIGNVEITAFKHSKNDEKGVHILNMMTVLIFVIYIILTFVMI; via the coding sequence ATGCTTATATATTTTCTCTTATTACCTTTACTTTATTTAATCGTAAGTTATCTCAGTATCTTTAAAATGAACTTGCGCTTATCAAGTATATTAAGAATTATTTTGGCGATATTACTCATCATCGTCATTGCTTCATCATTAGCCTATCATACGTTTAGCACGTGGTGGTTATTCGTCGTCTTATTGTTACTTATCGGAAATGTCGAAATAACGGCATTTAAACATTCAAAAAATGACGAAAAAGGCGTTCATATTCTTAATATGATGACCGTTCTTATCTTTGTGATTTATATCATTTTAACTTTCGTCATGATATAA
- a CDS encoding SE1832 family protein has product MNLEAQLQELKMDYVRLQGDLEKRESTGQHVDPLIQQLEALENEIANIRQQLQNTPQ; this is encoded by the coding sequence ATGAATTTAGAAGCCCAACTTCAAGAGCTCAAAATGGATTATGTACGCTTACAAGGTGATTTAGAAAAACGTGAATCTACGGGCCAACATGTAGATCCCTTAATCCAACAACTTGAGGCATTAGAAAACGAAATAGCAAACATTCGTCAGCAGCTTCAAAATACACCTCAGTAA
- a CDS encoding AEC family transporter, with translation MTERFIMIILLIALGYILKRTGYVKGSEAKVLTTLVLNVTLPSVVIVNLNGVTLTPSLSVLPLMMVIYGAFTKMFVVWLFLKYDNEVRGTVAMMMASLNIGIFAYPLVQEMWPEKGLLYFGMADIGGAILMFGITYFVAGYYKNVEGTLNARTILLSCVRSVPLMTYILMIFLNLAHFELPHVMLDFFDMVGKANLPLSMILLGVLLDFKIERHFLPLTLKYLGLHYGLGIICGFLVYFFLPVQDDMIKTTLQLIWVLPVGVAILSYAVQFQYKTLPMIAMASNITIVISIIILYLYQYFFIPA, from the coding sequence ATGACTGAACGGTTTATCATGATTATATTATTAATAGCGTTAGGTTATATATTGAAGCGTACAGGTTATGTTAAAGGATCAGAAGCAAAAGTTTTAACAACCTTAGTGCTGAACGTGACATTACCTTCAGTGGTAATCGTCAATCTTAATGGTGTAACTTTAACGCCTTCTTTATCTGTGTTACCGCTCATGATGGTAATTTACGGAGCCTTCACTAAAATGTTCGTCGTGTGGCTCTTTTTAAAATATGATAACGAGGTTCGTGGGACAGTCGCTATGATGATGGCTTCTTTAAATATAGGTATTTTTGCTTACCCACTTGTTCAAGAAATGTGGCCTGAAAAAGGGCTATTGTATTTCGGGATGGCTGATATTGGAGGAGCGATACTCATGTTTGGTATCACTTACTTTGTCGCGGGTTATTATAAAAATGTCGAAGGTACTTTAAATGCGCGAACAATTTTATTGAGTTGTGTTCGGTCTGTACCTTTAATGACTTATATCCTGATGATATTTCTAAATTTGGCTCACTTCGAATTACCCCATGTCATGCTCGACTTTTTTGATATGGTAGGAAAAGCGAATTTACCTTTATCTATGATTCTGTTAGGGGTTTTACTAGATTTTAAAATTGAACGTCACTTTTTACCACTTACACTTAAATATCTAGGCCTACATTATGGCTTGGGTATAATATGTGGATTTTTAGTATACTTTTTTCTTCCAGTACAAGACGATATGATTAAAACCACGTTACAATTGATTTGGGTACTCCCTGTTGGTGTCGCAATTTTATCATATGCAGTTCAATTTCAATATAAAACATTACCGATGATCGCGATGGCAAGTAATATCACGATTGTCATCAGCATTATTATTTTATATTTGTATCAATATTTCTTTATACCAGCATAA
- a CDS encoding GNAT family N-acetyltransferase — translation MKVTQVTSVDRISNFIKENVSTSQSYTNKLPLQYDKAYDMYLEEAIQTTGIFVLEENGAIQMALICIPYLENRYKVIGPITQKDYLPTGDAFELLFNAATSSHAKPATYYFAYAAENEHIKAYMKTIGASYTFTDYHLSTHTDLGETENIHHIIDYKPAYFKYFKKLHEDTFSHNAMRAEEIVETLDAQHQLKLYMAEGILKGYLYLILNPNEGHAEIRYFSSHTHYRLKGIAFDLIQHAIHEALAQPDIHDVYFKIRSKNHRLVERFHEFGFEMTSEYRKFKLAR, via the coding sequence ATGAAAGTTACTCAAGTCACTTCCGTTGATCGTATTTCAAACTTTATTAAGGAAAATGTTTCAACATCACAGTCTTACACCAACAAACTCCCGCTTCAATATGACAAAGCTTATGATATGTATCTTGAAGAGGCCATTCAAACAACAGGGATTTTCGTATTAGAAGAAAATGGAGCGATTCAAATGGCACTTATTTGCATCCCCTATCTTGAAAATCGCTATAAAGTCATCGGCCCTATCACTCAAAAAGACTATCTTCCAACCGGTGATGCGTTTGAACTTTTATTTAATGCAGCTACTTCGTCACATGCAAAACCAGCGACATATTACTTTGCCTATGCTGCTGAAAATGAACACATTAAAGCCTATATGAAAACGATTGGAGCGTCTTATACTTTTACTGATTATCACCTCTCTACACATACAGATTTAGGAGAAACGGAAAATATTCATCACATTATTGATTATAAGCCGGCCTACTTCAAATATTTCAAAAAATTACATGAAGATACTTTTTCACACAATGCGATGCGCGCCGAGGAAATCGTTGAAACCTTAGATGCACAACATCAACTTAAACTATACATGGCAGAAGGTATTTTAAAAGGGTACTTGTATTTGATTTTAAACCCAAATGAAGGACATGCGGAAATCCGTTATTTTTCTTCGCATACGCATTATCGTTTGAAAGGCATTGCTTTTGATTTAATTCAACACGCGATACATGAAGCGTTGGCTCAACCCGATATACACGATGTTTATTTTAAAATTCGAAGTAAAAATCATCGTCTGGTCGAACGTTTTCATGAATTCGGTTTTGAAATGACCTCTGAATACCGCAAATTCAAATTAGCACGATAA
- a CDS encoding DNA topoisomerase III, whose protein sequence is MKSLVLAEKPSVGRDIAKALHVTQQKNGYFENQQYIITWALGHLVTNATPEQYDKKYQQWRLEDLPIIPKHMKTIVIGKTRKQFNTVQHLLKREDVKDVIIATDAGREGELVARLILDKVHVKKPLKRLWISSVTPKAIQQGFRQLKDAKHYYPLYQAALARSEADWIVGINATRALTTRYDAQLSLGRVQTPTLKLIQQRQEDIKKFKPQTYYTLELKAEGIPFKLDQNQRVFERNKLEKIESDIQKQLLKIVEVKEKEKKTYPGRLFNLTDVQQMAYQRYKIGAKQTLNALQSLYERHKVLTYPRTDSNYLTTDMVGTIKERLQAVMATEYKPTAQSLVKRIFTPKLSCVNNQKVSDHHAIIPTEVRVDIDALGANEKKIYLMVVQRFLEVLSDPYQYIERRVVGQIGKYQFVHKSEVVTQLGFKALQKEDHRKETSFSIHQGDELKNVEVTIQSHETTPPSYFNEGTLLKAMERPDQFFNLENKHSAETLKATGGIGTVATRADIIEKLFNMNAIESHGGQLKVTSKGMQILNLAPQALTSPMLTAEWEDKLLRIEKGQYRRQDFIEEMKKFTNEVIHTIKESDQKYKHDNLTSAECPTCGKFMLKVKTKNGSMLVCQDPSCKTKKDVKTQTKARCPQCKKRLTKFGTGNQATYRCVCGHTETQEQMNQRLKSKGKDKVSKHDMKKYMKDEDIDNNPFKDALKGLKL, encoded by the coding sequence ATGAAATCTTTAGTACTTGCAGAAAAGCCATCCGTAGGGAGAGACATCGCAAAAGCTTTACATGTCACACAACAAAAAAATGGCTATTTCGAAAATCAACAATATATTATTACATGGGCATTAGGACATTTAGTCACAAATGCAACACCAGAACAATATGATAAAAAATATCAGCAATGGCGCTTAGAAGATTTACCTATCATCCCAAAACATATGAAAACAATTGTTATTGGTAAAACGCGCAAACAATTTAACACAGTTCAGCATTTATTAAAAAGAGAAGATGTTAAAGACGTTATTATCGCTACAGATGCGGGACGAGAAGGAGAGTTAGTCGCACGATTAATTTTAGATAAGGTGCATGTGAAAAAGCCATTGAAGCGTTTATGGATTAGTTCGGTTACACCGAAAGCCATCCAACAAGGCTTTCGTCAACTCAAAGATGCAAAACATTATTATCCGTTATATCAAGCGGCCCTTGCGCGCAGTGAAGCGGACTGGATTGTGGGAATTAATGCGACGCGCGCACTCACCACACGTTATGATGCGCAATTATCTCTAGGAAGAGTTCAAACGCCAACGCTTAAATTGATTCAACAACGCCAAGAAGACATAAAAAAATTCAAACCTCAAACGTATTATACGCTTGAACTCAAAGCGGAAGGCATCCCGTTCAAGCTAGACCAAAATCAACGCGTGTTTGAGCGCAACAAGTTAGAAAAAATTGAGTCAGATATTCAAAAACAACTTTTAAAAATTGTAGAAGTTAAAGAAAAAGAGAAGAAAACATATCCTGGACGTTTGTTTAATTTAACAGATGTGCAACAGATGGCATATCAACGCTACAAAATTGGTGCGAAGCAAACTTTGAATGCGCTTCAAAGTTTATATGAACGTCACAAAGTACTCACATATCCTCGGACGGATTCAAACTATTTAACGACAGATATGGTCGGTACCATTAAAGAACGATTACAAGCAGTGATGGCTACAGAGTATAAACCAACAGCCCAGTCTTTAGTCAAACGCATATTTACACCTAAACTCAGTTGCGTTAATAACCAAAAAGTATCAGATCATCATGCGATTATCCCAACAGAAGTGCGTGTGGATATAGATGCATTAGGTGCCAATGAAAAGAAAATCTATTTAATGGTTGTCCAACGCTTTCTTGAAGTGTTATCAGACCCGTATCAATATATTGAGCGACGCGTTGTGGGGCAAATAGGTAAATATCAATTTGTGCATAAAAGTGAGGTTGTTACCCAATTAGGTTTTAAAGCCTTACAAAAAGAGGACCATAGGAAGGAAACATCATTTTCTATCCATCAAGGTGACGAACTAAAAAATGTTGAGGTTACAATTCAATCACATGAAACAACACCGCCTTCATATTTCAATGAAGGAACATTATTAAAAGCGATGGAGCGTCCTGATCAATTTTTCAACCTAGAAAACAAACATTCCGCAGAAACCTTAAAAGCCACGGGTGGCATAGGAACGGTTGCGACACGTGCAGACATCATTGAAAAACTATTTAATATGAATGCCATTGAAAGCCATGGAGGCCAATTAAAAGTCACTTCAAAAGGTATGCAAATATTAAATTTAGCACCTCAAGCCTTAACTTCACCGATGCTCACTGCTGAATGGGAAGATAAGTTGTTACGTATTGAGAAAGGTCAGTATCGCCGTCAAGATTTTATTGAAGAAATGAAAAAGTTTACGAATGAAGTGATTCACACAATTAAAGAGAGTGATCAAAAATATAAGCATGATAATTTAACTTCTGCTGAGTGTCCAACTTGTGGGAAATTTATGCTTAAGGTCAAAACGAAAAACGGTTCAATGCTCGTGTGTCAGGATCCATCTTGTAAAACAAAAAAAGATGTTAAGACGCAAACAAAGGCGAGATGTCCACAATGTAAAAAAAGATTGACGAAGTTTGGAACAGGGAACCAAGCAACGTATCGTTGTGTATGTGGTCACACAGAAACCCAAGAACAAATGAATCAACGTTTAAAATCTAAAGGAAAAGATAAAGTTTCGAAACATGATATGAAAAAATATATGAAAGATGAAGATATTGATAATAATCCATTCAAAGATGCATTAAAAGGATTAAAATTGTAG
- a CDS encoding NCS2 family permease, with translation MKRYFRFEEHQTNFKREILGGLTTFLSMAYILAVNPQVLSLAGVDGVSPDQKMDKGAIFVATALAAFVGCLFMGIIARYPIALAPGMGLNAFFAFTVVLTMGIPWQTGLTGVLFSGFIFAILTATGLRETIINAIPFEMKMAVSSGIGLFITFVGLQSSGIITNQDATLVTLGKLTEPHVLLAVFGIVITIILYAKKVPGAIFIGMVLTAIAGLITQQIAPPTGVIGKVPSIAPTFGAAFEAFQDPAQLFTVQFLIVILTFLFIDFFDTAGTIVAVASQAGFMKNNRLPRAGRALFSDSLATMVGAIFGTTTTTSYIESTSGVAVGARTGFASIITGFCFLLALFFSPLMAVVTPAVTTPALVVVGVLMASNLASISWKNFEVAVPAFVTIIMMPLSYSIATGIACGFIFYPITMVLTKRHREVHPIMYALLVIFILYFVFVHG, from the coding sequence GTGAAGCGATATTTCCGTTTTGAAGAACACCAAACGAATTTTAAGCGTGAAATTCTTGGTGGATTAACCACGTTTTTGTCTATGGCCTATATTTTAGCTGTCAACCCACAAGTGTTGAGTTTAGCAGGAGTTGACGGTGTATCACCTGATCAAAAAATGGATAAGGGCGCTATATTTGTAGCCACGGCTTTAGCTGCATTTGTAGGGTGTTTATTTATGGGGATTATTGCCCGTTATCCAATCGCACTTGCCCCTGGGATGGGATTAAATGCCTTTTTTGCCTTCACAGTTGTACTAACGATGGGCATTCCATGGCAAACGGGTTTAACTGGCGTACTGTTTTCCGGTTTTATCTTTGCGATTTTAACAGCCACGGGTCTAAGGGAAACGATTATTAATGCGATTCCTTTCGAAATGAAAATGGCCGTTTCTTCCGGAATAGGACTTTTTATTACATTTGTAGGTCTACAAAGTTCTGGAATCATAACGAACCAAGATGCTACATTAGTCACATTAGGTAAACTTACAGAACCCCATGTTTTACTGGCAGTGTTTGGGATTGTGATAACGATTATTCTTTATGCTAAAAAGGTGCCAGGTGCTATTTTTATAGGGATGGTCCTTACAGCGATTGCTGGACTTATCACACAGCAAATTGCACCTCCGACAGGTGTGATAGGTAAAGTCCCAAGTATTGCACCGACGTTTGGCGCAGCTTTTGAAGCATTTCAAGACCCAGCACAGTTATTTACGGTTCAGTTTTTAATTGTCATTTTAACGTTTTTATTTATAGATTTCTTTGATACAGCAGGAACTATCGTTGCCGTTGCTTCACAAGCAGGTTTCATGAAAAATAACCGTCTGCCAAGAGCAGGACGTGCGCTATTTTCAGATTCACTTGCAACAATGGTAGGTGCCATTTTTGGTACGACGACAACCACTTCTTATATTGAATCAACATCAGGCGTGGCTGTAGGTGCCAGAACAGGGTTTGCAAGTATTATTACCGGCTTTTGTTTCTTATTAGCTCTATTCTTTAGCCCATTAATGGCTGTTGTGACGCCAGCTGTAACGACACCCGCGCTTGTGGTGGTAGGTGTACTGATGGCTTCAAATCTTGCTTCCATAAGTTGGAAGAACTTTGAAGTCGCCGTGCCTGCATTTGTGACGATTATTATGATGCCACTTTCTTATTCAATCGCAACAGGGATCGCTTGTGGGTTTATCTTCTATCCGATCACGATGGTTTTAACGAAACGTCACAGAGAAGTTCATCCAATAATGTATGCATTATTAGTTATTTTTATATTGTATTTTGTATTTGTACATGGCTAA
- the rpsJ gene encoding 30S ribosomal protein S10, with protein sequence MAKQKIRIRLKAYDHRVIDQSAEKIVETAKRSGADVSGPIPLPTEKSVYTIIRAVHKYKDSREQFEQRTHKRLIDIVNPTPKTVDALMGLNLPSGVDIEIKL encoded by the coding sequence ATGGCAAAACAAAAAATCAGAATCAGATTAAAAGCTTATGATCACCGTGTAATCGATCAATCAGCTGAAAAAATTGTTGAAACTGCGAAACGTTCTGGTGCAGACGTATCAGGACCAATCCCGTTGCCAACAGAAAAATCAGTGTACACAATTATCCGTGCGGTGCATAAGTACAAAGATTCACGTGAGCAATTCGAACAACGTACTCATAAACGTTTAATCGACATTGTTAATCCTACACCAAAAACAGTTGATGCTTTAATGGGATTAAACTTACCATCAGGTGTAGACATCGAAATTAAATTATAA
- the rplC gene encoding 50S ribosomal protein L3, protein MTKGILGRKIGMTQVFGENGDLIPVTVVEAKGNVVLQKKTEEIDGYNAVQIGFDDKLAYKKDSKTNKYANKPAEGHAKKAGVTPKRFIREFRNVNVDEYEVGQEVSVDTFEAGDIIDVTGTSKGKGFQGAIKRHNQARGPMSHGSHFHRAPGSIGMASDASRVFKGQKLPGRMGGNTVTVQNLEVVQVDTENNVILVKGNVPGPKKGFVQIQTAIKANK, encoded by the coding sequence ATGACCAAAGGAATCTTAGGAAGAAAAATTGGAATGACTCAAGTATTCGGTGAAAACGGAGACTTAATTCCAGTAACAGTAGTAGAAGCAAAAGGAAATGTTGTTTTACAAAAGAAAACTGAAGAAATCGACGGTTACAATGCTGTACAAATCGGTTTCGACGACAAATTAGCGTACAAAAAAGATAGCAAAACAAACAAATATGCGAACAAACCAGCTGAAGGACATGCGAAAAAAGCTGGCGTAACACCTAAGCGCTTCATTCGTGAATTCAGAAACGTAAACGTTGATGAATACGAAGTAGGTCAAGAAGTCTCAGTAGATACATTCGAAGCAGGCGACATTATTGACGTAACAGGAACTTCAAAAGGTAAAGGTTTCCAAGGTGCAATTAAACGTCACAACCAAGCACGTGGACCTATGTCACACGGTTCTCATTTCCACAGAGCACCAGGTTCAATCGGTATGGCGTCAGATGCGTCTCGCGTATTTAAAGGACAAAAATTACCAGGCCGTATGGGCGGTAATACTGTCACTGTTCAAAACTTAGAAGTTGTTCAAGTAGATACGGAAAACAACGTAATTTTAGTTAAAGGTAACGTACCTGGCCCTAAAAAAGGTTTTGTTCAAATCCAAACAGCAATTAAAGCTAACAAATAA
- the rplD gene encoding 50S ribosomal protein L4 has product MANYDVLKVDGSKAGSVELSDAVFAIEPNNEVLFEAINLQRASLRQGTHAVKNRSAVRGGGRKPWRQKGTGRARQGTIRAPQWRGGGVVFGPTPRSYSYKMPKKMRRLALRSALSYKVQENGLKIVDNFNLDAPKTKDFKTTLTNLELPKKVLVVTLSEDVNVELSARNIPGVQITTPEGLNVLDLTHADSVLITEEAVKKVEEVLG; this is encoded by the coding sequence ATGGCAAATTATGATGTATTAAAAGTTGACGGATCTAAAGCTGGTTCAGTTGAACTTAGCGATGCAGTATTCGCAATCGAACCTAACAACGAAGTATTATTCGAAGCGATTAACTTACAACGCGCTTCATTACGCCAAGGAACACATGCTGTTAAAAATCGTTCAGCTGTTCGTGGCGGTGGACGTAAACCATGGAGACAAAAAGGTACAGGACGTGCACGTCAAGGTACAATCCGTGCTCCACAATGGCGTGGCGGTGGTGTAGTATTCGGCCCAACACCAAGAAGCTACAGCTACAAAATGCCTAAGAAAATGCGTCGTTTAGCATTACGTTCTGCATTATCTTACAAAGTCCAAGAAAACGGACTTAAAATCGTTGATAACTTCAACTTAGACGCTCCAAAAACTAAAGACTTTAAAACAACATTAACGAACTTAGAATTACCTAAGAAAGTATTAGTTGTAACACTTAGTGAAGACGTAAACGTTGAATTATCTGCACGTAACATCCCTGGTGTTCAAATTACAACTCCAGAAGGATTAAACGTATTAGATTTAACACACGCTGACAGTGTTTTAATCACTGAAGAAGCAGTTAAAAAAGTTGAGGAGGTGCTCGGATAA
- the rplW gene encoding 50S ribosomal protein L23 has translation MEARDILKRPVITEKSSEAMAEDKYTFDVDVRANKTQVKIAVEEIFDVKVANVNIINYKPKKKRMGRYQGYTNKRRKAIVTLKEGQIDLFN, from the coding sequence ATGGAAGCGAGAGATATTCTAAAGCGCCCCGTAATTACTGAAAAATCATCTGAAGCAATGGCTGAGGACAAATACACTTTTGATGTAGATGTACGTGCCAACAAAACACAGGTTAAAATTGCTGTGGAAGAAATCTTCGATGTAAAAGTAGCGAATGTTAATATCATTAACTACAAACCTAAAAAGAAACGTATGGGCCGTTACCAAGGCTATACAAACAAACGTCGTAAAGCTATCGTAACTTTAAAAGAAGGTCAAATCGACTTATTCAACTAA
- the rplB gene encoding 50S ribosomal protein L2 — MALKYYKPITNGRRNMTTLDFAEITESKPEKSLLQPLPKKAGRNNQGKLTVRHHGGGHKRQYRVIDFKRNKDGIAGKVDSIQYDPNRSANIALIVYADGEKRYIIAPKGLQVGQIIESGSEADIKVGNALQLKDIPVGTVIHNIELKPGRGGQIARSAGASAQVLGKEGKYVLVRLRSGEVRMILSTCRATIGQVGNLQHELVNVGKAGKSRWLGKRPTVRGSVMNPNDHPHGGGEGRAPIGRPSPMSPWGKPTLGKKTRRGKKHSDKLIVRRRKKK, encoded by the coding sequence ATGGCATTAAAATATTATAAGCCAATTACAAATGGTCGTCGTAATATGACTACTTTAGATTTCGCTGAAATTACTGAATCTAAACCAGAAAAGTCATTATTACAACCGCTACCGAAAAAAGCGGGTCGTAACAACCAAGGTAAATTGACTGTACGTCACCATGGTGGCGGTCACAAACGTCAATACCGTGTGATTGATTTCAAACGTAACAAAGATGGAATTGCTGGTAAAGTTGATTCTATCCAATATGATCCAAACAGATCAGCAAACATTGCATTAATCGTATACGCAGATGGTGAGAAACGTTACATCATCGCACCAAAAGGATTACAAGTAGGTCAAATAATTGAAAGTGGTTCAGAAGCTGACATTAAAGTTGGTAACGCACTTCAATTAAAAGACATTCCTGTAGGTACTGTTATCCACAATATCGAATTAAAACCAGGACGCGGCGGTCAAATCGCACGTTCAGCTGGTGCAAGTGCACAAGTATTAGGTAAAGAAGGTAAATACGTTCTTGTAAGACTTCGTTCTGGTGAAGTACGTATGATTCTTTCAACTTGTCGTGCAACAATCGGTCAAGTTGGTAACCTTCAACACGAACTTGTAAACGTTGGTAAAGCTGGTAAATCAAGATGGTTAGGTAAAAGACCTACTGTTCGTGGTTCTGTAATGAACCCTAACGATCACCCACACGGTGGTGGTGAAGGCCGTGCGCCAATCGGACGTCCATCTCCTATGTCACCATGGGGTAAACCAACGCTTGGTAAGAAAACACGTCGTGGTAAGAAACATTCAGACAAACTTATCGTTCGTAGACGTAAGAAAAAATAA
- the rpsS gene encoding 30S ribosomal protein S19, whose product MARSIKKGPFVDDHLMKKVEAQGDSEKKQVIKTWSRRSTIFPNFIGHTFAVYDGRKHVPVYVTEDMVGHKLGEFAPTRTFKGHAADDKKTRR is encoded by the coding sequence ATGGCTCGTAGTATTAAAAAGGGACCTTTCGTCGATGATCATTTAATGAAAAAAGTTGAAGCTCAAGGCGACAGCGAAAAGAAACAAGTAATTAAAACATGGTCACGTCGTTCAACAATTTTCCCAAACTTCATTGGACACACATTTGCAGTATATGATGGTCGCAAACACGTACCTGTATATGTAACTGAAGATATGGTTGGTCACAAATTAGGTGAATTTGCTCCAACTCGTACATTTAAAGGACACGCTGCAGACGACAAGAAAACAAGAAGATAA
- the rplV gene encoding 50S ribosomal protein L22, which translates to MEAKAVARTIRIAPRKVRLVLDLIRGKDVREAVAILKLTNKASSPVVEKLLMSALANAEHNYGMNTDELVVKEAYANEGPTLKRFRPRAQGRASAINKRTSHITIVVSDGKEEAKEA; encoded by the coding sequence ATGGAAGCAAAAGCGGTTGCTAGAACGATCAGAATCGCACCTCGTAAAGTTAGATTAGTATTAGATCTAATCAGAGGAAAAGACGTAAGAGAAGCAGTAGCGATTTTAAAATTAACAAACAAAGCTTCTTCTCCAGTAGTAGAAAAATTATTAATGTCCGCTTTAGCAAATGCTGAGCACAACTATGGAATGAACACTGATGAATTAGTTGTTAAAGAAGCATACGCTAACGAAGGACCAACATTAAAACGTTTCCGTCCACGTGCACAAGGCCGTGCGAGCGCAATTAACAAAAGAACAAGCCACATTACAATCGTTGTAAGTGATGGTAAAGAAGAAGCTAAAGAAGCTTAA